The Monomorium pharaonis isolate MP-MQ-018 chromosome 5, ASM1337386v2, whole genome shotgun sequence genome includes a window with the following:
- the LOC105838981 gene encoding probable aconitate hydratase, mitochondrial, whose protein sequence is MSYCTRVLRAQRLSALAADIQQRCFSASPLSFAATKVAMSKFDSVSYLPYDKLEENLKVVKKRLNRPLTLSEKVLYSHLDEPDKQEVTRGTSYLRLRPDRVAMQDATAQMAMLQFISSGLPKVAVPSTIHCDHLIEAQIGGNEDLKRAKDLNKEVYNFLKTAGAKYGVGFWNPGSGIIHQIILENYAFPGLLMIGTDSHTPNGGGLGCLCIGVGGADAVDVMANIPWELKCPKVIGVKLTGELKGWTSPKDIILKVAGILTVKGGTGAIVEYFGPGVDSISCTGMATICNMGAEIGATTSIFPYNYRMQDYLKATGRLEIAGAADQHKESLLTADSNAKYDQIIELDLSTLEPHVNGPFTPDLAHPISKLGEAAKKNGWPNEIKVGLIGSCTNSSYEDMGRCANIAKQALKHGLKAKSAFNVTPGSEQIRATIERDGIAQTLREFGGTVLANACGPCIGQWDRKDIKKGDKNTIVTSYNRNFTGRNDANPATHAFVTSPELVTALSIAGRLDFNPVSDKLKGKDGKEFLLDNPYGDELPNRGFDPGVDTYDAPPADGSKVKVDVDPKSQRLQLLEPFDKWDGKDLEDLTILIKVKGKCTTDHISAAGPWLKYRGHLDNISNNMFIGAVNSENSEMNKIKNQLTNEWGAVPDVARDYKKKGIKWVAVGDENYGEGSSREHAALEPRHLGGRAIIVKSFARIHETNLKKQGLLPLTFSNPADYDKIQPNDKISLLGLKDLAPGKPVKAQIKHKDGKVDTISLNHTMNEQQIGWFKAGSALNRMKEISSGRR, encoded by the exons ATGTCGTATTGCACGCGCGTTCTTCGTGCACAG AGATTGTCCGCTTTAGCGGCGGATATACAGCAACGATGCTTCAGCGCGAGCCCGTTAAGCTTCGCCGCCACGAAGGTGGCGATGTCCAAATTCGATTCAGTCAGCTATCTCCCTTATGATAAATTGGAAGAAAATCTTAAAGTAGTTAAGAAgag ACTAAATCGACCATTGACTCTGTctgaaaaagttttatattctcaTCTCGATGAACCTGATAAGCAAGAAGTCACTCGCGGCACCAGCTATCTTCGATTACGACCTGATCGTGTCGCCATGCAGGATGCAACTGCTCAAATGGCTATGTTGCAGTTTATCAGTTCTG GCCTACCGAAAGTCGCAGTACCTTCTACAATCCACTGCGATCACTTAATCGAGGCTCAAATTGGTGGAAATGAGGATCTAAAACGCGCCAAAGATCTCAACAAGGaagtttataactttttgaaGACAGCGGGTGCTAAATACGGCGTTGGCTTCTGGAATCCTGGCTCCGGCATCATCCATCAAATCATCCTTGAAAATTATGCCTTCCCCGGGCTATTGATGATAGGTACTGATTCTCATACCCCTAACGGAGGTGGTCTAGGTTGTCTGTGCATCGGTGTTGGCGGTGCTGATGCCGTCGATGTCATGGCGAATATTCCGTGGGAGCTGAAGTGTCCCAAAGTTATTGGAGTAAAGCTCACGGGTGAACTCAAAGGTTGGACCAGTCCCAAGGATATCATCTTGAAAGTGGCTGGTATCCTCACTGTCAAGGGTGGCACTGGCGCCATCGTCGAGTACTTTGGACCCGGAGTTGACAGCATCAGTTGCACCGGCATGGCCACCATTTGTAACATGGGTGCCGAAATTGGCGCGACTACCTCGATCTTCCCGTATAATTACAGGATGCAGGATTATCTGAAAGCGACTGGACGCTTGGAGATTGCTGGAGCCGCCGATCAACATAAGGAAAGTCTGTTAACGGCTGATTCTAACGCCAAATACGATCAGATTATCGAATTAGACTTGTCCACTCTGGAACCACACGTGAACGGACCGTTCACGCCGGATTTGGCTCATCCGATTTCTAAGTTAG GCGAAGCTGCTAAGAAGAATGGCTGGCCAAACGAGATCAAGGTCGGTCTGATCGGTTCCTGTACTAATAGTTCTTACGAGGACATGGGTCGATGCGCGAACATCGCCAAACAAGCTCTGAAGCATGGTTTGAAGGCGAAATCCGCGTTCAATGTTACACCTGGATCTGAGCAAATTCGCGCAACAATCGAGCGCGATGGAATT GCACAAACGCTTCGTGAATTCGGTGGTACAGTATTAGCTAATGCTTGCGGGCCCTGCATTGGTCAATGGGATCGCAAAGACATCAAGAAAGGAGACAAGAATACGATTGTCACATCGTACAATCGAAATTTTACCGGTCGAAATGATGCCAATCCAGCAACACACGCATTCGTTACAAGTCCCGAACTTGTCACTGCCCTTTCTATCGCTGGCAGACTTGATTTCAATCCGGTGTCAGACAAATTAAAGGGCAAGGATGGAAAGGAATTTCTGTTGGATAATCCATATG GTGACGAATTACCTAATCGCGGTTTTGATCCCGGTGTGGATACTTATGATGCACCACCAGCAGACGGTAGCAAAGTTAAAGTCGATGTAGACCCTAAGAGCCAAAGATTGCAGTTGCTGGAACCTTTCGATAAGTGGGATGGCAAGGATCTGGAAGATCTAACAATCTTAATTAAAGTCAAAGGCAAGTGCACCACGGATCACATCTCTGCAGCTGGTCCATGGCTCAAATATCGTGGACATCTCGACAATATTTCCAACAATATGTTCATTGG cgcTGTCAATTCTGAAAACAGCGAGATGAATAAGATTAAGAACCAGCTAACGAATGAATGGGGTGCTGTGCCTGACGTCGCGCGCGATTACAAGAAGAAGGGCATAAAATGGGTCGCAGTGGGTGATGAGAATTACGGCGAAGGTTCCTCTAGGGAGCACGCTGCCCTGGAACCACGCCACCTCGGAGGCCGTGCCATCATTGTCAAGAGTTTCGCTCGTATACATGAAACGAATTTGAAGAAGCAAGGTCTCTTGCCTTTGACCTTCTCTAATCCTGCtgattatgataaaattcagCCCAACGACAAAATCAGCCTACTCGGCTTGAAAGATCTGGCACCTGGCAAG CCGGTCAAAGCACAAATCAAGCACAAGGACGGCAAAGTGGATACCATCAGTCTGAACCATACGATGAATGAGCAGCAAATCGGTTGGTTCAAAGCCGGTTCCGCCTTAAATCGTATGAAGGAAATATCAAGTGGCAGACGATAA
- the LOC105838982 gene encoding uncharacterized protein LOC105838982 — translation MTSIKQKGKENVSLRKCNKGRKLRQWNPQNMAKAIAAVRNKEMGWLKASIEMDVPQRTLRRLADEKYGSPEKAAACKHGRAPIFSAELEEELVQYCSMMSHFYGLTTEDLRRMALQLAVRNNIKHPFNNTMAGKKWLTLFLRRHPNLSINKSVHTCDAKKERYAKKETNVNKFFDVLDAAFEEYNYPPDRIFNVDATCLTILPTEIPQIIGRKDKRQISMLTPTEKRSSITVICAMSAAGTFVPPMIIFPRKDMTNLLMKGAPPCAIGVANQSGWVQSNLFIQWFKHFINKIKPNQHDPILLLLDGHYSHIKNIELMDLSKEHFVKIISFPSDTTHELQPLDKSFMGPLMSSYAEEVKTWTHTTQKPVTENDVMDLFGRAYIKCQTAEIAISGFKLTGIYPRNRHIYFNTDLTQKEIQEEHSNNPLNEPQTPMFAFETLPTESDTLDRASYSTVSTEPQPSTSRDISPSDTISMDVRWSQRVSTRGRKPSEIHFVKSSTYNKQLIQKIKEKKEQGYINKKEINRRKGQERYSSHCPNSHADRNINNNVLETEGTKKLTLVEHIANNTSEVEISFNDVIPNEQASPCTDTPFYFVDCSLNFHDDETSFVE, via the coding sequence atGACTTCTATAAAgcaaaaaggaaaggaaaatgtTTCTCTACGTAAGTGCAATAAAGGAAGAAAACTTCGACAATGGAATCCACAAAATATGGCAAAAGCAATAGCAGCTGTTCGTAACAAAGAAATGGGATGGTTAAAAGCATCTATAGAGATGGATGTGCCACAAAGAACTTTACGACGATTAGCTGATGAAAAATATGGTTCGCCAGAAAAAGCTGCTGCGTGTAAACATGGAAGAGCTCCTATCTTTAGTGCTGAATTAGAAGAGGAACTTGTTCAATATTGTTCCATGATGTCGCATTTTTATGGTCTAACAACAGAGGATTTACGTAGAATGGCATTACAATTAGCTGTTAGAAACAATATCAAGCAtccttttaataatacaatggCTGGTAAGAAATGGCTTACTTTATTCTTAAGAAGGCATcctaatttatcaattaacaaATCTGTACACACGTGTGATGCTAAAAAGGAAAGATATGCTAAAAAGGAAACAAATGTGAACAAGTTTTTTGATGTATTGGATGCTGCTTTTGAGGAATACAATTATCCGCCAGATCGTATTTTCAACGTTGATGCAACATGTTTGACCATTCTTCCAACCGAAATACCCCAAATTATTGGACGGAAAGATAAACGTCAAATCAGCATGCTAACACCAACGGAGAAAAGATCTTCGATAACGGTTATTTGCGCTATGAGTGCCGCTGGAACATTTGTACCCCCAATGATTATATTTCCTCGGAAAGATATGACAAATCTATTGATGAAAGGTGCCCCGCCTTGTGCAATCGGTGTTGCGAATCAATCAGGATGGGtacaaagtaatttatttattcagtggtttaaacattttattaacaaaattaaaccAAATCAACACGACCCTATCTTATTGTTACTCGATGGACATTAtagtcatataaaaaatattgaattaatggATCTTTCTAAAGAACATTTTGTAAAGATAATTTCTTTCCCTTCGGACACGACGCACGAACTTCAGCCGTTAGACAAATCTTTTATGGGCCCATTAATGAGTTCTTACGCGGAAGAAGTTAAAACGTGGACGCATACGACACAGAAGCCGGTAACTGAAAATGATGTAATGGATCTATTTGGTCGTGCTTACATTAAGTGTCAGACTGCCGAAATTGCCATCAGCGGCTTTAAATTAACAGGAATATACCCTCGAAATCgccacatttattttaacacagaCTTAACTCAAAAAGAGATTCAAGAAGAACATTCTAATAATCCTTTAAACGAGCCTCAAACTCCAATGTTTGCATTTGAAACACTTCCTACTGAAAGTGATACACTTGACAGAGCTTCCTATTCTACAGTATCTACTGAACCACAACCATCTACATCACGTGACATTTCTCCATCAGATACTATTTCAATGGATGTAAGGTGGTCTCAAAGGGTTTCAACCAGAGGTCGTAAACCTTCTGAAATACACTTTGTCAAATCAAgtacatataataaacaattaatacaaaagataaaagagaagaaagaacagggatatataaataaaaaagaaataaaccgAAGAAAAGGTCAGGAAAGATATAGTTCACATTGTCCAAATTCACATGCTgatcgaaatattaataacaacgTTCTTGAAACAGAGGGAACGAAAAAATTAACGCTTGTAGAACATATTGCAAATAACACTTCAGAAGTAGAAATTTCATTCAATGATGTAATCCCTAATGAACAGGCGTCTCCGTGTACAGACACTCccttttattttgtagattGCTCGCTCAATTTTCACGATGATGAAACTTCATTTGTGGAATAA